From the Naumovozyma dairenensis CBS 421 chromosome 10, complete genome genome, the window TCGGTAGATATTTGAGAAGTATATTACCTCCCGTTTTAGCATGTTTTGGAGATCAAAATGATCAAGTAAGGTTTTATGCGTGTGAAAGTTTGTACAATATTGCCAAGATTGCAAAAGGTGAAATATTACCgtatttcaatgaaatattcGATGTCTTATGCAAAATAAGCGCAGATACTGAAAATTCTGTCAGGGGAGCTgctgaattattagatagATTGATTAAAGATATTGTGGCAGAAAGGGCTTCCAGTTATATTAGTATTGTCAATAATGATCCTCACGACGTTCCTTCCGCAATAACTGCTGATCCTTTATCTGGAAATGTGTATCAAGAACAGTATGAACAAAATGATGCACTGGCATTttctttacaaaaatttaTTCCACTTTTATCAGAGAGAATATATGCAATTAACCCTGATACTAGGGTATTTCTTATAAACTGGTTAAATGTGCTTCTTAATATACCTGGCTTAGAGTTAATAACGTATCTACCTTCATTTTTAGGAGGTCTATTTTCCTTCTTGGGTGACTCTCACAAAGATGTAAGAACAATGACACATTCTTTAATGGATGTTTTACTACATGAAGTCCAAGAAATATCTAAGTTACAAATTGAAAGGAGAataaaacaacaacaggaAATTGAAGAGAGGAATAAAATGTTAgaacaaaagaaagaaacaaagaaaaatgatgGAACTTTGATTGCggagaagaaaaaatcacTGCTCAATGCTTTCGAAGAGCTTTCGAACGATAATATAAGCCAAATAAAAACTCCAAATGAAACTCCAAATTTTTCCCAAGAtgaattttcaaaacatgaaattattcaagagCAGCAGCAATTACAACCTCTAGTGCATGATggagaagaatatattccCGGTCAAGATATTCAAATCTCTTTCCCAGAAATAATATCTATCCTTGTAAACAATCTAGCTTCTTCAGAGACAGAAGTTCAATTGATTGCAATGCATTGGATAGATGTGATACTGGATCTATCTCCAGATGATTTCATTCCATTTCTTTCTCACATTTTGTCTGTGCTCTTGAAGTTACTAAGTGATTCTGATCCAGATATTAATCAATTAGCCCATAATCTCAATAgacaatttcttcaattatcTGGAGATTATAACCCATCCCAACCTGGGTCGCAACATGAGATCCCATATGGAACAATTGTTAATACGTTAACTTTACAATTCTTCGATGGGAAAGTTGAAGCAAAAATCGCATATTTAGAATGGTTACAATTAATATATCGAAAGGTTCCTGGACAGATTATTGATCATAATGATAGTATGTTCTTAACTTTGttgaaatcattatcaaGTAATCATGCTACATTGATCGCAAAGGCGTTAGATCTTTTACAAAGCCTTTGTTCCAATTCTAATGATGATTACTTAAGAAAGTTTTTGGAAGATTTCTTaaaactattgaaaaaagatccaaaacttttgaaaaatggtgCAAATTATATAATGCGACAGATTTGTGTGAAACTATCTCCTGAAAGTGTTTACAAAACAATATCATCgatattaaattcataTGATGACGTCATTTTCGTCCGTATGgtaattcaaatattaagtaatatattaattacTTCCCCTGAGATGTATTACTTGAGAGTTAAATTAAGACAAGGGGATGATAGACCTTTTTTTAACAcattattcaaatcatgGTGTTACAATTCAGTATCAATAATTGCATTATGTTTGGTTTCTGAATCCTATGAGCTGGCATATTCCGTATTACAAATATATGCAAATTATGAAGtcaaaattaatgatttggTCCAATTAGACATGTTGGttca encodes:
- the VAC14 gene encoding Vac14p (similar to Saccharomyces cerevisiae VAC14 (YLR386W); ancestral locus Anc_4.242) — its product is MDKSIIKGLNDKLYEKRKSTALELEELVKQCLIDGDYDRIDKIIGELCRDYAYALHQPMSRNAGLMGLAASAIALGVNDVGRYLRSILPPVLACFGDQNDQVRFYACESLYNIAKIAKGEILPYFNEIFDVLCKISADTENSVRGAAELLDRLIKDIVAERASSYISIVNNDPHDVPSAITADPLSGNVYQEQYEQNDALAFSLQKFIPLLSERIYAINPDTRVFLINWLNVLLNIPGLELITYLPSFLGGLFSFLGDSHKDVRTMTHSLMDVLLHEVQEISKLQIERRIKQQQEIEERNKMLEQKKETKKNDGTLIAEKKKSLLNAFEELSNDNISQIKTPNETPNFSQDEFSKHEIIQEQQQLQPLVHDGEEYIPGQDIQISFPEIISILVNNLASSETEVQLIAMHWIDVILDLSPDDFIPFLSHILSVLLKLLSDSDPDINQLAHNLNRQFLQLSGDYNPSQPGSQHEIPYGTIVNTLTLQFFDGKVEAKIAYLEWLQLIYRKVPGQIIDHNDSMFLTLLKSLSSNHATLIAKALDLLQSLCSNSNDDYLRKFLEDFLKLLKKDPKLLKNGANYIMRQICVKLSPESVYKTISSILNSYDDVIFVRMVIQILSNILITSPEMYYLRVKLRQGDDRPFFNTLFKSWCYNSVSIIALCLVSESYELAYSVLQIYANYEVKINDLVQLDMLVQLFESPIFTRMRLQLLEQQKYPYLYKCLYGILMILPQTKAFEILNRRLSSANIWASQPYSGPSSNMNIHSSRSISNSTAGLNSSSTSETSSQRIVSQNKLYYQELQEHFKTIIEQEQSAMHQNLMKESDWPLLGTYLDTPEERTFPSIVPSRNITADLGNAVAAEQSIEQPMDNSSIIYHPSDSAKGSLRTIASKFTPRNGEHQ